In Flavobacterium sp. CS20, a single window of DNA contains:
- a CDS encoding PAS domain-containing sensor histidine kinase: MDNYFKPIGILNLAYVEDDEFLQRELGEFLNLLYTVNFIILIATVLLALFLSKYIIKSLRQISQKIKSTSFDKPNPKISLKKAGSELRPLITAYNEMIDELEVSAQKLAQTEREEAWQLMARQVAHEIKNPLTPMRLSVQSFQHQFRNKNISKAEVDEFANTMIHQIDTLSTIATAFSDFAKMPANENQIIEINEVLKLSLDIFKGENISFNPSSNPIFVQIDKTQLIRIMTNLIKNAMQATEDIYDAEIKIEVKETTNNAIIKVSDNGVGISQDIINRIFEPQFTTKNAGMGLGLSMVKKIINTHKGKIEVESKLNTFTTFIITLPKTK; the protein is encoded by the coding sequence TTGGATAATTATTTTAAACCCATTGGAATTTTAAATTTAGCTTATGTTGAAGATGATGAGTTTTTACAACGAGAGCTTGGAGAATTTTTAAACTTATTATACACCGTAAATTTCATAATTTTAATAGCGACCGTTTTGCTGGCTTTGTTTTTGTCTAAATATATCATTAAGTCTTTAAGGCAAATCAGTCAAAAAATAAAATCCACAAGTTTTGATAAACCTAATCCTAAAATAAGTTTAAAAAAAGCAGGTAGCGAGCTTAGACCTTTAATCACGGCATACAATGAAATGATAGATGAATTGGAAGTGAGTGCACAAAAACTGGCTCAAACAGAACGCGAAGAAGCTTGGCAACTCATGGCCAGACAAGTGGCACACGAAATCAAAAATCCGCTCACACCTATGCGTTTGTCCGTGCAAAGTTTTCAACATCAGTTTAGAAACAAGAACATTTCAAAAGCTGAAGTTGATGAGTTTGCCAATACTATGATTCATCAAATTGATACTTTAAGCACTATTGCAACAGCCTTTTCAGATTTTGCTAAAATGCCAGCCAATGAAAATCAAATCATCGAAATCAATGAAGTTTTAAAATTGTCTTTAGATATTTTTAAAGGTGAAAACATCAGTTTTAATCCATCTTCAAACCCCATTTTTGTTCAAATCGATAAAACACAGCTCATTAGGATTATGACTAATTTGATAAAAAATGCGATGCAAGCTACAGAAGATATTTATGATGCAGAAATTAAAATAGAAGTCAAAGAAACAACAAACAATGCCATTATCAAAGTGAGTGATAATGGCGTAGGTATTTCACAAGACATTATCAATCGTATTTTTGAACCACAGTTTACAACCAAAAACGCTGGAATGGGCTTAGGCTTAAGTATGGTGAAAAAAATCATCAATACCCATAAGGGTAAGATAGAAGTTGAATCTAAATTAAATACCTTTACAACATTTATAATTACATTACCTAAAACTAAATAG
- a CDS encoding aldehyde dehydrogenase family protein, with the protein MTTHISDKYGIDKALKELDIQLENHGTSFNQDFYGHGEMIASYSPVDGQLIGKVSQTTAEDYEKVIQQAEKGFKAWRQWTAPQRGDVVRQFNDELRRLKASLGKLVSYEMGKSYQEGLGEVQEMIDICDFAVGLSRQLYGFTMHSERPGHRMYEQWHPLGVVGIISAFNFPVAVWSWNTALAWVCGDASIWKGSEKTPLTSVACQKIATRIFKENNVPDGISSLITGDYKVGKLMTNDKRIPLISATGSIRMGKIVAQDVAKRLGKSLLELGGNNAIIITPDADIKNTVIGAVFGAVGTCGQRCTSTRRLIIHESVYDEVKNAITDAYKQIKIGNPLDENNHMGPLIDKDSVNNYLNALKTVKKEGGNVLVEGGVLEGEGYESGCYVKPAIAEAENHFKIVQEETFAPILYLIKYKGDLSEAIQIQNDVVQGLSSAIMTNNLREAEQFLSAQGSDCGIANVNIGTSGAEIGGAFGGEKETGGGRESGSDAWKVYMRRQTNTINYTSELPLAQGIKFDL; encoded by the coding sequence ATGACAACACATATTTCCGATAAATACGGAATTGATAAAGCCTTAAAAGAATTAGATATTCAATTAGAAAATCACGGCACGTCGTTTAACCAAGATTTTTATGGTCATGGAGAAATGATAGCATCGTATTCACCTGTTGACGGTCAGCTTATTGGCAAAGTAAGTCAAACTACTGCAGAAGATTATGAAAAGGTCATTCAACAAGCCGAAAAAGGATTTAAAGCCTGGCGACAATGGACAGCACCTCAGCGTGGCGATGTGGTGAGACAATTTAACGACGAACTCAGACGGCTTAAAGCATCGCTTGGAAAATTGGTCTCTTATGAAATGGGAAAATCTTATCAAGAAGGTCTTGGCGAAGTTCAAGAAATGATTGATATCTGTGATTTTGCTGTTGGCTTATCAAGACAACTATACGGGTTTACTATGCATAGCGAAAGACCAGGTCATCGTATGTATGAACAATGGCATCCGCTTGGTGTTGTAGGTATTATTTCTGCGTTCAATTTTCCCGTTGCTGTTTGGTCTTGGAACACCGCTTTAGCTTGGGTTTGTGGAGACGCCAGTATCTGGAAAGGTTCTGAAAAAACACCATTAACTTCTGTAGCTTGCCAAAAAATAGCGACTCGGATTTTTAAAGAAAACAATGTTCCTGATGGGATTTCATCTTTAATTACTGGCGATTATAAAGTCGGTAAACTGATGACAAACGATAAGCGTATTCCGCTTATTTCGGCTACAGGCTCTATAAGAATGGGTAAAATTGTAGCCCAAGATGTAGCTAAACGTCTGGGGAAATCACTTCTGGAACTTGGCGGTAACAATGCCATCATCATCACACCCGATGCTGATATCAAAAATACAGTTATAGGTGCGGTATTTGGTGCTGTTGGTACTTGTGGACAACGCTGCACTTCTACCAGACGACTTATCATTCACGAATCGGTGTACGATGAAGTGAAAAATGCCATTACAGATGCATACAAACAAATCAAAATCGGAAATCCTTTAGATGAAAATAACCATATGGGACCTTTGATTGATAAAGATTCAGTCAATAACTATCTCAATGCACTTAAAACGGTTAAAAAAGAAGGTGGTAATGTTTTGGTAGAAGGCGGTGTTTTAGAAGGTGAAGGTTACGAAAGTGGTTGCTACGTGAAACCAGCAATTGCCGAAGCTGAAAATCATTTTAAAATTGTTCAAGAAGAAACTTTTGCCCCAATCCTCTACCTCATTAAATACAAAGGTGATTTAAGTGAAGCCATTCAAATCCAAAACGACGTTGTTCAAGGCTTATCTTCAGCAATTATGACAAATAACCTTAGAGAAGCCGAACAGTTTTTATCGGCTCAAGGCTCAGATTGTGGTATAGCCAATGTCAATATTGGAACTTCTGGTGCTGAAATTGGCGGTGCATTTGGTGGCGAAAAAGAAACTGGTGGTGGAAGAGAATCTGGCTCAGATGCTTGGAAAGTTTATATGAGAAGACAAACCAACACCATAAACTATACCTCTGAATTACCATTAGCACAAGGCATAAAATTTGACTTATAA
- a CDS encoding CoA transferase subunit B codes for MLDKNGIAKRIAQEVQNGYYVNLGIGIPTLVANFVRDDIEVEFQSENGILGMGPFPHAGQEDADLINAGKQTITALPGACFFDSAMSFGMIRGQHVDLTILGAMEVAQNGDIANWKIPGKMVKGMGGAMDLVGSAKNIIVAMMHTNKAGKSKLLKSCSLPITGVKCVTKIVTNLAVLDIVDGSFRLLERAPGVSVEEIKSATEGDLIIEGDIPEMKL; via the coding sequence ATGTTAGATAAAAACGGAATCGCAAAACGCATCGCACAGGAAGTTCAAAATGGTTACTACGTCAATCTCGGTATAGGTATCCCGACTTTAGTCGCCAATTTTGTAAGAGACGATATAGAAGTAGAATTTCAAAGTGAAAACGGTATTCTCGGTATGGGACCTTTTCCACACGCAGGTCAAGAAGATGCTGATTTGATCAATGCAGGTAAACAAACCATAACAGCTCTACCAGGAGCCTGTTTTTTTGATTCGGCGATGAGTTTTGGAATGATACGTGGACAGCATGTCGATTTAACCATTCTTGGTGCAATGGAAGTGGCTCAAAATGGTGATATTGCTAATTGGAAAATTCCAGGTAAAATGGTCAAAGGCATGGGCGGAGCTATGGATTTAGTCGGTTCGGCTAAAAACATTATTGTAGCAATGATGCATACCAACAAGGCAGGAAAATCTAAATTACTAAAATCTTGTTCATTACCAATAACAGGTGTGAAATGTGTGACCAAAATTGTAACAAATCTTGCCGTTTTAGATATTGTAGATGGTAGCTTCAGGTTATTGGAACGTGCACCAGGCGTCTCTGTAGAGGAAATTAAATCAGCTACCGAAGGAGATTTAATTATTGAAGGTGATATTCCTGAAATGAAACTATAA
- a CDS encoding beta-ketoacyl-ACP synthase III gives MQKVTVAITATGFYVPEDILSNKDLEQMVDTTDEWITTRTGIKERRILKEKGKGTSFLAIKACKNLIDKSGLDPKEIDLLIVATATPDMPVATTSAYVASKIGATNAFSYDLQAACSSFLFGMSTVASYIESGRYKKILLVGADKMSSIIDYEDRSTCIIFGDGAGCVLFEPNFEGLGLQDEYLRTDGIGRNYLKIEAGGSILPADENTVANRQHYVFQDGRTVFKFAVSNMADVSAKIMERNSLSSDDIDWLVAHQANKRIIDATSKRMNIVEDKVLMNIHRYGNTTSATLPLLLTDYEHRLKKGDNIIFAAFGGGFSWGAIYLKWVYNS, from the coding sequence ATGCAAAAAGTTACCGTCGCCATAACAGCTACGGGTTTTTATGTTCCAGAAGACATTCTTAGCAATAAGGATCTTGAACAAATGGTGGATACTACTGATGAGTGGATAACGACGAGAACTGGCATTAAAGAACGCCGAATTTTAAAAGAAAAAGGTAAAGGCACTTCTTTTCTCGCCATAAAAGCATGTAAAAACCTTATAGATAAAAGTGGCTTAGACCCTAAAGAAATTGACCTACTCATTGTAGCAACCGCCACACCCGATATGCCTGTAGCAACAACCTCTGCTTATGTTGCAAGCAAAATAGGTGCTACAAATGCATTCTCTTACGACTTGCAAGCCGCTTGTTCAAGTTTTTTATTTGGCATGTCAACTGTCGCAAGTTATATTGAATCGGGTCGTTACAAAAAAATTCTTTTAGTTGGAGCTGATAAAATGTCATCAATAATAGATTATGAAGACAGATCAACTTGTATTATATTTGGCGATGGAGCAGGTTGTGTGCTTTTTGAACCTAACTTTGAAGGCTTAGGTTTGCAAGATGAATATCTGAGAACTGATGGTATCGGCAGAAACTATCTCAAAATAGAAGCTGGCGGATCTATACTACCAGCTGATGAAAATACAGTTGCAAACCGTCAGCACTATGTTTTTCAAGATGGACGAACCGTTTTTAAATTTGCAGTTTCAAACATGGCTGATGTCAGTGCAAAAATTATGGAACGCAATAGCTTATCTTCAGATGATATTGATTGGTTAGTTGCTCATCAAGCCAACAAAAGGATCATCGATGCCACTTCAAAGCGGATGAATATAGTTGAAGACAAAGTATTGATGAATATACACCGTTATGGCAATACAACCTCAGCAACACTACCACTGTTATTAACAGATTATGAACATCGACTCAAAAAAGGAGATAATATTATATTTGCCGCTTTTGGCGGTGGATTTTCATGGGGTGCCATCTATTTAAAATGGGTATATAATTCCTAA
- a CDS encoding enoyl-CoA hydratase/isomerase family protein: MSYQNITLNHEDKIAILRINRPKKLNALNRETIQELHEALTEIKDDDEIAVVILTGTGEKAFVAGADIAEFADYSVEEGQELAANGQDTLFNFIENFSKPIIVAVNGFALGGGLELAMASHFRTASTNAKMGLPETSLGVIPGYGGTQRLPQLVGKGKAMEMIMTAGMINADEAYRLGLVNHVFEPEDLLEETQKLASKICKNSMVAIKVAIQAVNAGFSYNQDGYAAEIKAFGEAFGTEDFKEGTQAFLNKRKPNFPGQ, from the coding sequence ATGAGTTACCAAAACATCACATTGAATCACGAAGATAAAATAGCAATTTTAAGGATTAACCGACCAAAAAAACTCAATGCATTAAACCGTGAAACTATACAAGAGCTCCACGAAGCTTTGACTGAAATTAAAGATGATGATGAAATTGCCGTAGTGATACTCACCGGAACTGGAGAAAAAGCTTTTGTGGCTGGTGCTGATATCGCTGAATTTGCTGATTATTCGGTTGAAGAAGGTCAAGAATTAGCGGCTAATGGACAAGACACGTTATTTAATTTTATAGAAAATTTTTCTAAACCAATTATAGTCGCAGTCAATGGATTTGCCTTAGGTGGTGGATTAGAATTAGCGATGGCCTCTCATTTCAGAACGGCTTCGACTAATGCTAAAATGGGCTTGCCAGAAACATCGCTTGGTGTTATTCCAGGTTACGGTGGCACACAGCGTTTGCCACAACTCGTCGGCAAAGGCAAAGCTATGGAAATGATTATGACGGCTGGGATGATAAATGCTGATGAAGCCTATCGTCTTGGGTTAGTCAATCACGTGTTTGAACCCGAAGATTTATTAGAAGAAACTCAAAAATTAGCAAGTAAAATCTGTAAAAATTCTATGGTAGCTATCAAAGTCGCTATTCAGGCTGTAAATGCTGGTTTTTCTTATAATCAAGACGGTTATGCGGCAGAAATAAAAGCCTTTGGTGAAGCTTTTGGCACTGAAGATTTTAAAGAAGGCACACAAGCTTTTTTAAATAAACGCAAGCCTAATTTTCCAGGCCAATAA
- a CDS encoding transposase — protein MFIANTYSQLYFHVVFTVKYRQNLIHKEWKDESYKYIIGIISKIKRNIIKKKSFKEEYIEFLKTNEVDYEE, from the coding sequence ATGTTTATAGCTAACACCTATTCACAATTATATTTTCACGTGGTGTTTACGGTGAAATACAGACAAAATCTCATACACAAAGAATGGAAAGATGAATCATATAAATACATCATAGGAATTATATCAAAAATCAAGAGAAACATCATCAAAAAAAAGAGCTTTAAGGAAGAGTATATAGAGTTTTTAAAAACAAATGAGGTAGATTATGAAGAGTAA
- the hemA gene encoding glutamyl-tRNA reductase, with protein MIEYKVSKFPHFCVIGLSYEKADAKTRGLFSLNQSQKSALLQEAKSQGLDSIMVVSTCNRTEIYGFAENLETFINLLCKYSNGDKPTFQKVGYTYTNDKAINHLYKVVAGLDSQILGDFEIISQIKSSFNLSKKKQISNAFLERLVNSLVQTSRKIKNQTQISSGITSVSFASVQYILDTVDHISSKNILLFGTGKIGRNTCENLVKHTQNKNITLVNRTKNKAEKIAGKFNINVKDFSELQAEIRQTDVLIVATGAQQPTITKELIYPKKELLILDLSIPKNVADDVADLHNVSLLHLDYLSRMTDETLERRKQCIPKAKAIIEEQKKDFYEWLHTRKFAPTLQAIKSKLQTLAENEIDYQSKKIEGFDTKQAEILQERMIHKITRQFASHLRYANGTTEEGISWLEKMFDLEKESAD; from the coding sequence ATGATAGAATACAAAGTTTCAAAATTTCCACACTTCTGTGTAATTGGGCTCAGCTATGAAAAGGCAGATGCAAAAACCAGAGGATTATTTAGTCTGAACCAAAGTCAAAAATCGGCTTTACTTCAGGAGGCTAAATCTCAAGGCTTAGACAGTATAATGGTGGTATCGACTTGTAACCGAACAGAAATATATGGCTTTGCAGAAAATTTAGAAACTTTTATCAATTTACTTTGCAAATATTCAAATGGAGATAAACCTACATTTCAAAAAGTCGGTTACACATATACTAATGACAAGGCTATAAACCATCTTTATAAAGTTGTCGCAGGTTTAGATAGTCAAATTTTAGGGGATTTTGAAATTATCAGTCAAATCAAATCTTCATTCAATCTTTCAAAAAAGAAACAAATCAGCAATGCTTTTTTAGAACGATTGGTCAACTCACTCGTTCAAACCAGTCGAAAAATAAAAAATCAAACCCAAATTTCTTCTGGCATCACATCTGTTTCTTTTGCTTCCGTGCAATACATTTTAGATACTGTTGATCACATTTCTTCTAAAAACATATTGCTTTTCGGAACTGGCAAAATTGGTAGAAACACCTGCGAAAACTTGGTTAAACATACCCAAAACAAAAACATTACTCTGGTTAACCGAACCAAAAATAAAGCAGAAAAAATCGCAGGAAAATTCAACATCAACGTTAAAGATTTCTCTGAACTTCAAGCTGAAATCAGACAAACCGATGTGCTTATTGTTGCTACAGGTGCACAACAACCTACCATCACTAAGGAATTGATTTATCCTAAAAAAGAATTGCTTATTTTAGATTTGTCTATTCCAAAAAACGTTGCCGATGATGTTGCTGATTTACACAATGTTAGTCTTTTGCATTTAGATTATCTCTCACGAATGACCGACGAAACTTTAGAGCGAAGAAAACAATGCATCCCAAAGGCTAAAGCTATTATTGAAGAGCAGAAAAAAGATTTTTACGAGTGGTTGCACACCAGAAAATTTGCACCAACCCTTCAAGCTATCAAATCTAAATTACAAACCTTAGCCGAAAACGAAATCGACTATCAATCTAAAAAAATTGAAGGTTTTGACACCAAACAAGCCGAAATCTTGCAAGAACGTATGATTCATAAAATTACGCGACAATTTGCCAGCCATCTCCGCTATGCTAACGGCACTACCGAAGAAGGTATCTCTTGGTTAGAAAAAATGTTTGATTTAGAAAAAGAATCTGCTGACTAA
- a CDS encoding AraC family transcriptional regulator: MNLKNNAIGSEAVFEIEPNIIIVRLQNPSDDHAEFEYPIDESFIQFHFCLKGNISFGFNDGQYNLNVKEDKSLLLYNPNQKLPVNLKLYPKSSGVSAFISLKKLHELFSASTHYIDFLTEDNRDKKYYTEDQISASMAVVLSQILNFNLHPSVEHIYLKAKVYELLGLFFNKPEVADIEQCPFLIDEDNVRKIKMAKEIVIQHMANPPSLQELSAEVDLGLKKLKEGFKEIYGNTVYAYILDHKMEYARKLLEKGNKNVNEIGLTLGYSTASHFITAFKKKFGTTPKKYLQSKV; encoded by the coding sequence ATGAATTTAAAAAATAACGCTATCGGTTCAGAAGCTGTTTTTGAGATTGAGCCGAATATAATTATAGTCAGGTTGCAAAACCCATCTGATGATCATGCTGAATTTGAATATCCCATAGATGAAAGTTTTATTCAATTTCATTTTTGTTTGAAAGGGAATATTTCGTTTGGTTTCAACGATGGTCAATACAATTTAAATGTCAAAGAAGATAAGAGTTTGCTGTTGTATAACCCCAATCAAAAGCTTCCTGTAAATCTTAAACTTTATCCCAAATCGTCAGGAGTTTCGGCATTTATTTCTCTAAAAAAACTACACGAACTATTTAGTGCTTCAACGCATTATATTGATTTTTTGACCGAAGACAATCGCGATAAAAAATATTATACTGAAGACCAAATTTCAGCATCTATGGCGGTAGTTTTGAGTCAGATTCTCAATTTTAATTTGCACCCATCGGTAGAGCATATTTATCTCAAGGCAAAGGTTTACGAACTTTTAGGCTTGTTTTTTAATAAACCAGAAGTCGCTGATATCGAACAATGTCCTTTTTTGATTGATGAAGATAATGTGAGAAAGATCAAAATGGCTAAAGAAATTGTCATTCAGCACATGGCCAACCCACCGAGTTTGCAAGAGTTGTCAGCTGAAGTAGATTTGGGTCTTAAAAAGCTCAAGGAAGGTTTTAAAGAAATATACGGAAATACGGTTTATGCCTACATACTCGATCATAAAATGGAATATGCCAGAAAGCTTTTAGAAAAAGGAAATAAGAACGTCAACGAAATAGGTTTGACTTTAGGTTACAGCACAGCCAGTCATTTTATAACGGCGTTTAAGAAAAAATTTGGAACAACACCAAAGAAGTATTTGCAGTCTAAAGTTTAA
- the dapA gene encoding 4-hydroxy-tetrahydrodipicolinate synthase: protein MNKFIGTGVALITPFDEQGKVDTSALEDVVQFQIENGINYFVVLGTTAESATLNQEEKELVKKTIIETNKGQLPLVLGLGSNNTQALVDEIKNTDLTDFDAILSVSPYYNKPTQNGIYAHFEAIAKASPKPIILYNVPGRTASNIAPETVVELAKNFKNIIGIKEAAGDIVQAYEFIQQTPKDFLVISGDDMITLPMVLGGGSGVISVIAQGFPKLFSDMVKLGLEGKSQEAFKLHHKIAPAIEMIFEQGNPAGIKSVLKHLNLSEDYLRLPLVNIDKNLDNRLKDFIKKLD from the coding sequence ATCAATAAATTTATAGGAACAGGAGTAGCATTAATTACGCCTTTTGATGAACAAGGAAAAGTTGATACATCAGCACTTGAGGATGTGGTTCAGTTTCAGATTGAAAATGGCATAAATTATTTCGTTGTTCTGGGAACCACGGCAGAAAGTGCCACATTAAATCAAGAAGAAAAAGAACTTGTAAAAAAAACCATCATAGAGACTAACAAAGGTCAATTGCCTTTAGTGTTAGGCTTGGGTTCAAATAATACACAGGCTTTGGTTGATGAAATTAAAAACACAGATTTGACCGACTTTGACGCAATATTATCCGTTTCGCCATATTACAACAAACCTACTCAAAACGGTATTTATGCACATTTTGAAGCCATAGCTAAAGCGAGTCCCAAACCCATCATTTTATATAATGTACCTGGCAGAACAGCATCTAACATAGCACCTGAAACGGTGGTTGAATTGGCTAAAAATTTTAAAAACATTATCGGGATTAAAGAAGCCGCAGGAGATATTGTTCAAGCTTATGAGTTTATTCAGCAAACCCCTAAGGACTTTTTGGTGATTTCTGGTGATGATATGATAACCTTGCCTATGGTTTTGGGTGGTGGAAGTGGCGTGATATCCGTCATTGCACAAGGATTTCCTAAATTGTTTTCAGATATGGTAAAACTTGGTCTTGAAGGCAAAAGTCAAGAGGCGTTTAAATTGCACCACAAAATTGCACCTGCTATAGAAATGATTTTTGAACAAGGTAATCCAGCAGGAATTAAATCTGTATTGAAGCATCTAAACTTGTCTGAAGACTATTTAAGATTACCTTTAGTCAATATTGATAAAAATTTGGATAATCGTTTGAAAGATTTTATCAAAAAACTTGACTAA
- the accB gene encoding acetyl-CoA carboxylase biotin carboxyl carrier protein — MNLKQIQNLIKFVANSGASEVKLEMDDVKITIRTGSSDDNKETIVQQIPVGAVQHQTVAPQPVQQQSTQQSEESAESKDTKEDDNLVTIKSPIIGTFYRKPSPDKPVFVEVGDTIKEGDVLCTIEAMKLFNEIESEVSGKIVKVLVDDATPVEFDQPLFLVDPS; from the coding sequence ATGAATTTAAAGCAAATTCAAAATCTTATCAAGTTTGTCGCTAATTCTGGAGCCAGTGAAGTAAAACTGGAAATGGATGATGTAAAAATTACCATTAGAACTGGATCAAGCGACGATAATAAAGAAACTATTGTTCAGCAAATTCCTGTCGGTGCCGTTCAACATCAAACCGTCGCACCTCAACCCGTGCAACAACAAAGCACTCAACAATCAGAAGAAAGTGCAGAATCTAAGGACACCAAAGAAGATGACAACTTGGTTACTATAAAATCGCCAATCATAGGAACCTTTTATAGAAAACCTTCACCAGACAAACCTGTATTTGTAGAAGTTGGAGATACCATCAAAGAAGGCGATGTGCTCTGTACCATAGAAGCTATGAAGCTTTTCAACGAAATTGAAAGTGAAGTTTCAGGTAAAATTGTAAAAGTGTTGGTTGACGATGCCACACCGGTTGAATTTGATCAACCTTTATTCCTCGTTGATCCATCATAA
- the accC gene encoding acetyl-CoA carboxylase biotin carboxylase subunit translates to MFKKILIANRGEIALRIIRTCKEMGIKTVAVYSTADKESLHVRFADEAVCIGPAASNESYLKIPNIISATEITNADAIHPGYGFLSENANFSKICKEHDIKFIGASPEMISKMGDKATAKATMKVAGVPCVPGSDGIIKDFKDCQKVAEKTGYPVMLKATAGGGGKGMRAVWKEDDLEKAWESARQESKVAFGNDDMYMEKLIEEPRHIEIQIVGDQTGKACHLSERDCSIQRRHQKLTEETPSPFMTKALREKMGNAAIKAAEYIKYEGAGTIEFLVDKHKNFYFMEMNTRIQVEHPITEEVVEHDLIKEQIKVVAGIPISGKNYFPRLHSIECRINAEDPYNNFRPSPGKINNLHAPGGHGVRLDTHVYSGYVIPPNYDSMVAKLITTAQTREEAINKMKRALDEFIVEGVKTTIPFHRQLMDHPDYLAGNYTTKFMEDFVMSKEYDDEDD, encoded by the coding sequence ATGTTCAAAAAAATACTAATTGCCAATAGAGGTGAAATCGCCTTGCGTATTATCAGAACTTGTAAGGAAATGGGCATCAAAACCGTTGCAGTATATTCTACTGCAGACAAAGAAAGCTTACACGTAAGATTTGCCGATGAAGCCGTTTGCATTGGTCCAGCCGCAAGTAATGAATCTTATTTAAAGATCCCAAATATTATTTCAGCGACCGAAATCACTAATGCAGATGCAATCCATCCTGGCTACGGATTCTTGTCAGAAAATGCCAACTTTTCTAAAATTTGTAAAGAACACGATATCAAATTCATAGGTGCTTCACCTGAAATGATTTCTAAAATGGGAGACAAAGCCACGGCAAAAGCTACTATGAAAGTCGCTGGCGTGCCTTGTGTTCCTGGATCTGATGGCATTATCAAAGATTTTAAAGATTGCCAAAAAGTTGCTGAAAAAACAGGCTATCCCGTGATGCTTAAAGCTACGGCTGGTGGTGGCGGAAAAGGTATGCGTGCCGTTTGGAAAGAAGATGATTTAGAAAAAGCATGGGAGTCTGCACGCCAAGAATCAAAAGTCGCTTTTGGCAATGACGATATGTATATGGAAAAACTCATCGAAGAACCAAGACATATCGAAATACAAATCGTTGGTGATCAAACAGGCAAAGCTTGTCATCTTTCAGAAAGAGATTGCTCTATACAACGACGACACCAAAAATTGACCGAAGAAACGCCTTCACCTTTTATGACTAAAGCCCTACGTGAAAAAATGGGTAATGCCGCTATTAAAGCTGCTGAATATATTAAATATGAAGGTGCAGGAACCATTGAATTTCTTGTAGATAAACACAAGAATTTCTATTTCATGGAAATGAATACCAGAATTCAAGTTGAACATCCTATTACTGAAGAAGTTGTTGAACATGACTTGATTAAAGAACAAATTAAAGTCGTCGCTGGTATTCCTATCTCGGGTAAAAATTATTTTCCAAGATTACATTCAATAGAATGCAGAATCAACGCCGAAGATCCATATAATAATTTTAGACCTTCACCTGGTAAAATTAATAATCTTCATGCTCCTGGCGGACATGGCGTGAGGCTTGACACACATGTTTATAGTGGTTATGTGATACCGCCAAACTACGACTCTATGGTCGCCAAGCTAATTACTACCGCACAAACTCGTGAAGAAGCTATCAACAAAATGAAAAGAGCACTTGATGAATTTATCGTTGAAGGCGTTAAAACCACTATCCCTTTTCACAGACAATTGATGGATCATCCAGATTATTTAGCAGGAAATTATACCACCAAATTTATGGAAGACTTTGTAATGTCTAAAGAATACGATGACGAAGATGATTGA
- a CDS encoding retropepsin-like aspartic protease — protein sequence MASLREFMLKKGFRRVKLRYTETDHFEVKAFINGVEGRFILDTGASSSCVDFSRIKHFKLFARESEVKATGAGAINMLTKVSENNELRLGEWQEPDADIVVFDLSHVNEALLNHKATEVDGIIGADILKLGKAVIDYKQKALYLK from the coding sequence ATGGCATCATTACGAGAATTTATGCTGAAAAAGGGGTTTCGACGTGTGAAGTTACGATATACAGAAACGGATCATTTTGAAGTGAAAGCTTTTATAAATGGTGTTGAAGGTCGATTTATCTTAGATACTGGAGCGTCAAGCTCTTGTGTAGATTTTAGTCGGATTAAACATTTTAAGCTTTTTGCACGGGAAAGCGAAGTCAAAGCGACTGGAGCAGGAGCGATCAACATGTTGACCAAAGTGTCTGAAAATAATGAATTACGCCTTGGCGAATGGCAGGAACCAGATGCCGATATTGTGGTTTTTGATTTGAGTCACGTCAATGAAGCACTTCTCAATCATAAAGCAACTGAAGTTGATGGCATTATTGGAGCTGATATTTTAAAACTTGGCAAAGCTGTAATTGACTATAAGCAGAAAGCTTTGTATTTGAAATAG